In the genome of Bremerella sp. JC817, the window ACCCACTCATCCGGTCATGCTTCAGCGGCGTGTCGACACCATAGCCACCCGCCGGAAGACGGCCAAACGTATCGTGAAAGTTGTGCAGGCCTAAGCCGTACTGCTTGAGGTTGTTGGTGCATTGCATCCGCCGAGCCGCCTCGCGTGCTTGCTGCACGGCCGGAAGAAGCAGCGCGATCAACACGCCGATGATGGCTATCACCACTAATAACTCGACCAACGTAAAAGCGCGGCGCAAACGATGTGGGGCTGTCATGGGAAGGCCTTGAAGAGAGTTGAGGGGAGAGATGGGATTCGCCAGCCACGCGAACGCAGGCCAGCGATGCCCTCATTATTTGGGGGCCACTTCCTCCCCAGCAATCCGAATCCGCGTCGTCGTGCTCCGCTATTTTGTCATCACCGTGGAAAGAAGTTGATGGCGTTCTTCGCGGCCTGATCTTCGTGCATCGCGCAGCAAGGAAACAAAAACGCCCCACCATCTTTCAACGGCGGGGCGTTCGATTCTTCAAAGTTGTTCGTCGCGAGTTTAGTTCGGCGAAAACGGCGGCAAGGCATTCGTTTCCTCTGGGCCATAGGCGAATCGCACCGTGACGATTTCGGTCCATTTGTTGATGTCGACCTTTTCCTTGCCGTTGATGGTGAACATCGCTTTCAGTACGTCGGGAGGCGTGTCGCCTCTCACCCACACCGAGTAACTGCTGGTAAGGTTGGCATAAAAGCCTTCCTTCGGCAGCCCTTTCCAGGGATCGTTCGGATCGAACACGAAGTCTTGCGGAGCGGTCCACGGAACGCCTGATTCCGGGCCTACCAGTACGAACCGAATCGTATGAGGATCGCCTTCCTGGGTGGAAATTCCGTTCGGATCGCGGACCGTTCCAGGGCCGGTCACGTGCAACGCATACGCCTTGTTGTCTTCAGGCTTGTCGAGACGAAACAACTTGGGAGGCGTTTCGAGCAAGGCCTTGTTTTCTTGCGAGTCCCAAGGGGCTAACTCGTGCTCGACCGAGGCATCGTATCGATCAAAAACGCGAACCCGCCAGCTTAGGACCGGATTGCCATCCTGCATGATATTTCTGTCTTCTCCCACCAGCGTGTAGCTCATGTCGAAGAACTTGCTGTCCTGAGTAAAGATCGCGTCTTGCTCCTCGCTGAGTCGACCTGGCCAACGAACCGCTTTCTCATCAGAGGTGGCCTTCCGATCGAATACTTCGCAGCGCCCCTTCGATGCTCCCAGCAGTAAACGACCGTCGCGTGAAACATCGATGGTTGTTCCGTCGATCGCCAGTGCGAATGTTTCGGTTGGATCTCTTGCGTCGGGATCTTCTCGAACCTCCAAGACCTCTTCCGCCGACGCGACAAAAACCGAACCATCGGCCGAGAACGCCATATCATCGTACTCGGTCTCGTGAATCCGTTGGGGCATCGGCTGTTTGCTATCCAGGGCAAACTTCCAGACCCCGGGTTCCTCGTTGGTCGTCAACGCATACACCGAGCGGTTATCGGGTGCGAAGCAAATTCTGCTGACCTGCTGATCTTTCTTCAGTGGCAACTCCGCCAGTTTCTTCCCGCTCTGGGTCTCAAACAACTCGATCGTGTCGGAACCATGGCCATAGGTGGCAAGCCATTTCGAGTTGGGACTGATCGCCCCAGCCTCGGAACGATTCGCTTGCGTCTTCAACTCGATGACCGGCTTGCCGCTGGTGGTGCTCCATAGTTTCGGGTTCACTTCGCGACCGCCCGTGGCAAAGAAGCGACCATCGGGACTGAAGACGACGTAGGCACACTCCTTTTCGAAGGTGGCCAAGGGCTTCATGGTGTCGACATCCATTACATAACCGCCATCAATGTTCGGCAGCGCATACTGCGAAGCCACACCTAACCATTTGCCATCGGGCGACCACGACATCTGCCCGATCTCGCCACAGTTCAGCGACGAGAGTCGAGTGACTTTGCGTTGGTTCTCCAGATCCCACACCAACAGCTGATTTCCCAATCGCATAGCAACTGCTTTGCCATCGGGCCGAAGTGTGCCGGCCTGGTAGTAGACGCCGCGGACGCTTAGGCCGAAATGCGCGATCGACCGTGGAGGCGATTCCCCTCGACGAAAGGTGAGCTGCATACCGCGCTTGTCGTTCATCGACTTCGGAAAATCTCCCTGATGCTCGCGCGGGTCGAGCATGCTCAGCCGCAGCGTATCGCCGTTCAGGTCAACCAGCGCGTGCATCTTCTCGTGTCCGCCATCCAAAATGATTCGCGCTGGCGTGGTGGCATCGAGCAGTTGATAAGGTCCCGACTCGCCACCCGCGATCGAGAACTCTTCTTCGCCGATCTCTAAGATTGGTGGCTGAAAGCCGCTGTTGGGGTCTTTCTCAGGAGCCCAGAAGCCGAGCAACTTGCTTCGCAGCGCCGACACATCGGTCGTGCCGGGCGCCATCGGCGAAAGAGCAGGGGCCGGAGGCGTGGCGGCCGGTGGAGCTGAAGCCCCGGGTGCTCCGCTCGGTGTCATTGCGGGAGCGGGCGTGACAGGAGATGGCCCCAGTCCCATCGGAGGCGGCGGCGTATCGACCGGCAACGAATTAGGCGCCGGCGTCGACCCTGGTGTTTGAGCAGCTGGTGTTTGAGCGGTCCCAGGTTCCGCCATCGGTGGCGGAGTCGTGGTGGAAGGAGTCGTGGCTGGTTCCGTGCCTGGCGGCTGAGGATTCAGCGGCGGAGGCGAACTGGCGGAAGGCGCCGGCGGGGTCGAGGGATCGTCGATCAACGACTCACCTTCGCAACCAGCAAACAATCCAGGAACACAAAGACAAGCGAACAACGCAAGCAACCGCCCGCGCTTCGCGATGGTCGTGGTGTGGGCCATGCGAGAAGATCTCCGGCAAGATTCGAGGGGAAACGAGTGGGGCGTGCTGACCAAATACTGGGATGCTGTCCCACCCAAGCATACTGACTCCCCGCGATATCTACACCTGAAACCGTAAAACGGAGACTATTCCGTAAAACTTTGAGCCGAATCAGCCGCTGGCAGCCTGAAATCTCGCGGAGAAAAGAGTGCCCACGCGTTGCGCGAAACATGCCGCAGCGCGTTAGTCGAACCGTTTGACCAGCAAGTGAACTTCGTCGACGGTCTCGAAATCGAGCTTCGTGGCGAGTGAGGTCAGCATGTCGCTGGCGGTGGCAACCTGGGTTTCGATGACCGAGGTCCCCTCTTCGGCAACTTGCCGCAAGGTTTCAGCCAAAAAGAACTGTGCCTGCACGTCGTCGCAACCTTCCAGGGCATTCATATCGACGATGCCACTGGTGCGGACCCCGCGCAGATGACTGAACGCTTCCATCTGCACAATGGTTAGCTGCGCGAGGACTTCGCAGCCGAGCTTTTTCACCAGCGAGAAGCGCGTTTGGTGATGATGCATGTAAATGCATGCTTCGTGATAGGAACGAAACGGCGGATCATCTTCCCGCACGACATTCAGCGCCCGACGTGCCGCGATCTGGTTGCGATCGACCGGAGGGCGAAAGCCACGCAGGGTGCGATGGCAAATCGCCCATCGCGTCGACGCGACATACCCATGCCGCGCGGCGAGTTCGTTCATCCGCGTATCGGTCACCAGCGTTCCGCGGTTGCAGCTTCCTTTCGCCAGCCCAAAATAGAACGGCCCCGGTTCGGCAGTCCCACCCAGCAGCATTGCGCGACCGGTGAACTCAGCCATGCGGGCTTCACACGCCGTCAGCAAGGCATCTTCCACCGCGGCCGACTCCGGGATGTTTGCCGACAACAAGATCGGAATGTTGGCGGTCTCGAGCCGCTTGCCTTCTTCGACCAACGGACCATCCGGCACCAGGTGCGCCATACCAGCGATCTTGCCATCGACTTCCGCCACCAGCAGATTGGCTGGCAGGAAATAAGGTTTGGCGAAGACCTGGGCTTCCAGCAGCGCGATGGTCATCGGTTGCGCGAGCCCTCGGCTGACAGGCTGGTGATTCCAAAGTTCCACCAGTTTCGGAGGATCGCTGTTGATAAACGGTCGAACGACGATCAAGAGAACAACGTTGGCTGGGTGTAGGATGTGAAGAATCGATTACCTAAGCGTAGCCCAAATAACCACCAACGGAAAGGTAGGCAGACTTTGATCGGTTGCGGCGTGGCAAGAATGCCAGATTCGTCGAGAGCGCGGTCCTCAAATGACCGCGCTTGCCGCAAAGCAGTTGCTTCCGTTGGGCAGATCAATTAGCGCGGAAACGCGATAACCTTGGCTTCTGGCATCGAGTGATCTTCGTCCTGAACCATCTCGTAAAGCAGTTCGCGGGCAACATCGCAGTCGCGCGGATCGCTTTGTTCGACTCGGTCGCTCACCAGTCGTTCGGTGGTTTGCCCAGTGATCAGCACGGTGTCGCCAATTTCGGCCTGGCTCAAAGCATAGCGGATCGCTTCTTTGCGGTTGGCAACCACGTGGGCCTTAGCAGGTCGGGCGAAGCCATCAACGATGTCGTGAACCACTTCGTTCTGCATCTGCCCATAGCTGCCACTGAGAGTGATCAGCGACACATCGCTTCCTCGTTCAGCCACTCGGCCCAACAGCGGACGATTGATTTTGTCACTCGATTCGTGGGCCCCCAGCACGCAGATCAAGCGGCCGTGGGTCACGCGGCGAAGGGTCTTCAAGGCAACCGCCAGCCCATCGTGGGTGTGGGCCTGATCGACGAAAACGCCGAACGATTGTCCGCATTCGATTCGCTGCATTCGACCTGGAAGCGTTTCCACCGATTCCAAGCCGCGAACGACCGTTTTCATATCCACTCCATAAACAAGGCACACCGCGGCGGCGACCAGGCAGTTGTATACATGGTGGTCACCAATCATGCGGGTGCAAACCGGCATCGTCTGGCTGCCGGCGGTCAGCAGGAAAGTTTGTTCGCTCTTGTGGCGTTCGACAACCGTCGCGGTGATCTCGCCCACTCCGTGGACGGCAATCGACAGCGATGGAACTTCCGACTGATTCATCAGCCGCGTACAGTTCGAGTCGTCGCCGTTGAAAATGGCAACGCCTGTGTCGCGGAGGTATTTTAGAAGCTTCTTCTTGGCACGGTAGTAGTTGCGAGCCGAACCGTGCAATTCGATGTGATTCTGGCGAATATTGGTAAAGGCTGCCACGTCCAACTGGATGCCGGCGAGGTGTTGTTTGACCAAACCTTCGCTCGAAGCTTCAATCACGGCGTGGGTGCAGCCGTTGTATTGCATCCGTGAAAGAAGGTCCGCCATGATGGCCGGATTCGGCGTTGGATGGCTCCACGATTGTTCGTCGTAGCCGTTATCAAAACCGAGACTGGTCAAGCTGCCAACCTTGGCGCCAGCCTTCTGCAAAATGGCTTTAATCAGCAGGCAAGTCGTCGTTTTGCCGTTGGTTCCGGTGACACCAATCACCTTGATCCGATCGCTTGGTTGATCGGCCAACGCATGGCACAGTTGGCCATACGCCTCGCGGCTGTCCGAGACCACACACACCGGCACGCTAACGGGGAGTGGCTTCTCGGAGACAACCGCCGCGGCACCGCGACGGATGGCATCTTCGACATGGTCGTGGCCATCTTGATCGTCGTCGCAAATGGCCATGAATATTTCGCCGGGCAGAACATGCTCGGGTCGAGCACAGCAACCTTTGGCTAGAATGTCACTCGCACCGAAGAATTTGGCTCCTGGCAGCAGATTGCGGAGCGATACTCCCACGCGGGAAGTGAGTGTCTGCGACATCTTTGGCCTCCTTGCCAATGGTTGGGCGCGAACTAAGACTGAGAAAAACCCCGAATCCGTTCGAAGTTTTTACGCAAGCGAAGTCTCCTGGTTCTTCCTCACCGCGGAGATGCCTAAAATAAGGTGGTCGCTCGACGCTGGAGCTAATGTTTTCCATTTCCGCTAAAGAGTCAACCCATCTTTGCCGACAGGGGCAACTTCTTCGGTCTGGAAAGCCTCAACAATTCGGCAAAGCGTCGGGAATGTTCCGATTCACATGCCAGCTAGCACTTTTTTTCTTATTTCACACACATGCCCTCGCAAGACTTCGATCTAGACGAACTGGCCGCTTACCTCCACCTCACCCCACCTCAGGTCGAGAAGCTCGCCAACCGCGACGACATCCCCGGGAGAAAGGTTGCTGGCAAGTGGAAGTTCTCTAAAGCGGACATCCATCACTGGTTGGAACATCGCATTGGTGTTTACGACGACCAACAACTGGAACGGGTCGAAGGGGTACTCGACCGGCATGGCAAGCATGAAGAGCCGGTCCGGATCTCCGACATGCTGCATGCCAGCACCATCAAGATTCCGATCACGTCGCGTTCGCCGCGGAAAGTGATCACGGAAATCTGCGAGGTCTCGATGGAAGCGGGCTACTTGTGGGACGCGCCCAAGATGATGGACGCCATCCTGCAGCGTGAAAGCATGCACTCGACCGCGCTCGACAACGGCGTGGCGCTGCTTCACCCGCGACGTCCTTTGCCGATGATTCTGTCAGAAAGCTTTCTGGCGATGGGGCGAACCTACCAGGGCATTCCGTTTGGTGGCAGCCGTGGCGTGCTGACCGACGTCTTCTTTCTGATCGCTTCGGTCGACGACCCATCGCACCTGCGAACGCTGGCTCGTTTGAGCCGGATCATCAACGACAGCACTCTCATCCAAGGGATCCGGGCCGCTAACCATGCCGAAGACGTGCTCGAGCTGATCGAAGAACGCGAGGACCAACTGTAAGTGGATATGCCAACGCGTACCGTTCTGGCCCTGGGCAACCTGGATGCTCGTCCTTTCAAAGAGATGGTCGCCTGGCTGCGCTGGGTTCCTGGCGTTCAACTGGTAAGCGACGAGCAAATCGGCGGAGACGAACCGTTCGATCTGCTGATCCTTTGCAGCGAGCGTCCCGGGCAATTCACCCCGCGCGAGATCGATTTGCTACGGCATCGTTACCCGTTGGCGACCGTCGTGCTGCTGTATGGCCCGTGGTGCCATGGCGAAGGACGGACCGGCCCGGTCCCGGATGGCCTGGTTCGGGTTGCGTGGTTCGAGTGGTCTTACCGTTTGCCTTCGCTGCTGGAAGTCGGCCCGCAGGTTCCGGCCACGGCAACGCCTCAAGAGCAACTGTTTGGCTCGCTGGAAGACCGATTTGGCACGCAGCACAGCCGCCAGGTCGGTATCTGGGCGAATACCTGGGACGACTTCGACTATCTGCGTTCCGCTTGCCAGTCGCTAGGTTA includes:
- a CDS encoding PTS sugar transporter subunit IIA, producing MPSQDFDLDELAAYLHLTPPQVEKLANRDDIPGRKVAGKWKFSKADIHHWLEHRIGVYDDQQLERVEGVLDRHGKHEEPVRISDMLHASTIKIPITSRSPRKVITEICEVSMEAGYLWDAPKMMDAILQRESMHSTALDNGVALLHPRRPLPMILSESFLAMGRTYQGIPFGGSRGVLTDVFFLIASVDDPSHLRTLARLSRIINDSTLIQGIRAANHAEDVLELIEEREDQL
- a CDS encoding WD40 repeat domain-containing protein → MAHTTTIAKRGRLLALFACLCVPGLFAGCEGESLIDDPSTPPAPSASSPPPLNPQPPGTEPATTPSTTTPPPMAEPGTAQTPAAQTPGSTPAPNSLPVDTPPPPMGLGPSPVTPAPAMTPSGAPGASAPPAATPPAPALSPMAPGTTDVSALRSKLLGFWAPEKDPNSGFQPPILEIGEEEFSIAGGESGPYQLLDATTPARIILDGGHEKMHALVDLNGDTLRLSMLDPREHQGDFPKSMNDKRGMQLTFRRGESPPRSIAHFGLSVRGVYYQAGTLRPDGKAVAMRLGNQLLVWDLENQRKVTRLSSLNCGEIGQMSWSPDGKWLGVASQYALPNIDGGYVMDVDTMKPLATFEKECAYVVFSPDGRFFATGGREVNPKLWSTTSGKPVIELKTQANRSEAGAISPNSKWLATYGHGSDTIELFETQSGKKLAELPLKKDQQVSRICFAPDNRSVYALTTNEEPGVWKFALDSKQPMPQRIHETEYDDMAFSADGSVFVASAEEVLEVREDPDARDPTETFALAIDGTTIDVSRDGRLLLGASKGRCEVFDRKATSDEKAVRWPGRLSEEQDAIFTQDSKFFDMSYTLVGEDRNIMQDGNPVLSWRVRVFDRYDASVEHELAPWDSQENKALLETPPKLFRLDKPEDNKAYALHVTGPGTVRDPNGISTQEGDPHTIRFVLVGPESGVPWTAPQDFVFDPNDPWKGLPKEGFYANLTSSYSVWVRGDTPPDVLKAMFTINGKEKVDINKWTEIVTVRFAYGPEETNALPPFSPN
- the murE gene encoding UDP-N-acetylmuramyl-tripeptide synthetase encodes the protein MSQTLTSRVGVSLRNLLPGAKFFGASDILAKGCCARPEHVLPGEIFMAICDDDQDGHDHVEDAIRRGAAAVVSEKPLPVSVPVCVVSDSREAYGQLCHALADQPSDRIKVIGVTGTNGKTTTCLLIKAILQKAGAKVGSLTSLGFDNGYDEQSWSHPTPNPAIMADLLSRMQYNGCTHAVIEASSEGLVKQHLAGIQLDVAAFTNIRQNHIELHGSARNYYRAKKKLLKYLRDTGVAIFNGDDSNCTRLMNQSEVPSLSIAVHGVGEITATVVERHKSEQTFLLTAGSQTMPVCTRMIGDHHVYNCLVAAAVCLVYGVDMKTVVRGLESVETLPGRMQRIECGQSFGVFVDQAHTHDGLAVALKTLRRVTHGRLICVLGAHESSDKINRPLLGRVAERGSDVSLITLSGSYGQMQNEVVHDIVDGFARPAKAHVVANRKEAIRYALSQAEIGDTVLITGQTTERLVSDRVEQSDPRDCDVARELLYEMVQDEDHSMPEAKVIAFPR